The following proteins come from a genomic window of Balearica regulorum gibbericeps isolate bBalReg1 chromosome 19, bBalReg1.pri, whole genome shotgun sequence:
- the TEX14 gene encoding inactive serine/threonine-protein kinase TEX14 isoform X3: protein MYRKLQGKSFALLSISVTIIVVLFPVSQNIAVSFNDNELLLFMQSGEQVLCLVIFCFLAGVFVDAVNSMGQTSLFTAALLGLSKIVDVLLDYGSDANHRCYDGSTPVHAAAFSGNQWILSKLLDEGGDLRVHDKDGKSPQYWAMSAGKESSAQMLEFIQRCTFHMQAAIQNFPSDLLRKVGSSKALVCSLSRFGGLVQGNVDSPLSRFLKGGANAAKNIYSFGFGKFYLAGSGHLGYLASLPIIGEKEVVQADDEPMFSYHVGPYMIMTNLMWGGSRVTVKELSFEPHQNCCKLRLADLLIAEQEHSSKLRHPHLLQLMSVCLSSDLEKTRLVYERVNFGSLYSILHERRTEFPVLHMETILHVLLQINDALRFLHSRGFIHRSVTSYAIQIVSSGEAKLCNLEYMIESKDGGEHSDLTRIPVPVQLYRWCSPEVILEKVVTVKSDIYSFCTVMQEALTETPPWKGVEDSVIKQLVISGQSLEADVRLPMPYYSIMKSGLEPKQKNRSMKLQDIQYILKNDLKDLTKSRTGHAGEMSKAQRPAVFADVNICLASAFSYQKRTQELQGKEITEADLSTAPRYSNFSEENCALVDQEASMSLQAVGQDKNHDVTSELQMTVSDVDDSLCSFEINEIFASYPELHEDFLEEGARLGQTLKDEKRQQKEGDKATLRDLYASLGVHCEEKPVYEEGGFSESSVEYTTEEEERISEASDLCMLAQVRGDAGRRISSLSQNEQHISKCVLNLKIVQSMLQQAADSLCRTEEKLDKLEATEKQKKLLQEIRMNQLPKQIFQEGPWNRSDTSQNTNNPFSGVNTFLWKAIGPPSRDYIPPLTTCQAQGALGGDSFQAVSKTAKEMEAIHNEKWKCFHETSKSKNENNHRDLSFSVVKSLDDQMSLDHEHLLPRVSVRRKKKFNLQCQRGGDSHSAASGSEEERCYPKSRSEIYNTKISEERRMVQSEWRTEVTQMARRVASGQLELGCPCPASESTSESEAESIKEAFQHVTVRLQKSQDQQRYRWQTGDNLEPWDLGGEDRSESEESGLESAFGSSGGRSCQSPSQDEQAESGIAIHKNSVLLQQLENLSRGHSRELHCSLNSSPDVSEEFLTPDYFLPPTTQGCSELETSNAEGKLEDACEGFLQKQLPEDAGSGIQVSGGRILFCSTAAQNSGNSTQGVNQLSHMPVASVEAAQEVILWEPQEESKAKDVRKRSSSL from the exons ATGTACAGAAAGTTACAAGGAAAGTCATTTGCTCTTCTTTCAATTTCTGTCACTATCATTGTGGTACTATTTCCAGTATCTCAGAATATTGCAGTCAGTTTCAATGATAATGAACTGTTGCTTTTTATGCAGAGTGGGGAACAGGTACTTTGCCTCgtaatcttttgttttcttgcaggtGTCTTTGTTGATGCTGTGAATTCCATGGGCCAAACTTCTCTcttcactgctgctttgctAGGTCTCAGTAAAATAGTGGATGTGCTGTTGGATTATGGCTCAGATGCTAATCA TCGCTGTTATGATGGAAGCACTCCAGTCCACGCAGCTGCGTTCTCAGGAAATCAGTGGATTCTTAGCAAGTTATTGGATGAAGGAGGTGATCTGAGAGTACATGATAAAGACGGAAAAAGTCCACAGTACTGGGCTATGTCAGCTGGGAAAGAAAGCAGTGCTCAG ATGCTGGAGTTTATACAGCGTTGTACATTCCACATGCAGGCTGCCATTCAAAATTTTCCCTCTGATCTACTCAGGAAGGTTGGTTCATCAAAAGCGCTGGTCTGCAGCCTGTCTAGGTTTGGTGGCCTTGTTCAAGG AAATGTTGACAGTCCCCTGAGTAGATTTCTAAAAGGTGGAGCTAATGCAGCCAAGAACATTTACAGCTTTGGTTTTGGGAAG TTTTATCTTGCAGGCAGCGGGCATCTCGGGTACTTGGCATCTCTCCCTATTATTGGGGAAAAAGAGGTGGTTCAGGCAGATGATGAACCGATGTTTTCTTACCACGTTGGACCATACATGATCATGACAAA CTTAAtgtggggaggcagcagagtTACAGTGAAGGAACTCAGCTTTGAGCCCCATCAGAACTGTTGTAAACTACGCTTAGCTGATCTTCTCATCGCAGAGCAAGAACATAGTAG cAAGCTCCGTCATCCTCATTTGCTACAGTTGATGTCTGTTTGTCTGTCTAGTGACTTGGAGAAAACCCGCTTAGTATATGAAAGGGTTAACTTTGGTTCTCTGTACAGCATCCTTCATGAAAGG cgTACAGAATTCCCAGTACTGCACATGGAGACAATTTTGCATGTGCTACTTCAAATTAACGATGCTTTGCGTTTTCTACACTCCCGTGGATTTATCCACCGTTCGGTTACCTCCTATGCTATTCAAATTGTTTCTTCTGGTGAGGCAAAGCTGTGCAACTTGGAATACATGATAGAGAG CAAAGATGGTGGAGAACACAGTGATCTGACACGTATTCCTGTCCCAGTCCAGCTGTACAGATGGTGCTCTCCTGAAGTAATCCTTGAAAAGGTTGTCACAGTCAAATCAGATATTTATAGCTTCTGTACAGTAATGCAGGAGGCCTTGACAG AGACCCCTCCCTGGAAAGGTGTTGAAGACTCGGTTATTAAACAGCTCGTAATTTCAGGACAATCATTAGAAGCAGATGTCAGACTTCCTATGCCCTATTACAGTATCATGAAGTCAGGGCTAGAACCTAAACAGAAGAACCGCTCCATGAAACTTCAGGATATTCaatatatactgaaaaatgaCTTAAAG GACTTAACTAAGTCTCGAACTGGTCATGCTGGTGAAATGTCAAAAGCACAAAGACCCGCTGTTTTTGCAGATGTGAACATCTGTTTGGCATCAGCTTTTAGCTACCAGAAGAGAACACAGGAATTGCAGGGAAAAGAGATAACTGAGGCTG ACCTCTCCACTGCCCCAAGATACTCTAATTTTTCTGAGGAGAATTGTGCTTTAGTGGACCAAGAGGCATCAATGAGTCTACAGGCGGTTGGGCAGGACAAAAATCATGATGTAACTTCTGAACTCCAGATGACCGTCAGTGATGTGGATGACAGCCTCTGTAGctttgaaatcaatgaaatCTTTGCCAGTTATCCAGAACTTCATGAAGACTTCCTGGAAGAAGGAGCTAGATTAGGTCAAACTCTAAAGGatgaaaaaaggcagcaaaaggaaggagatAAGGCTACCCTCAGAGACCTATATGCATCCCTTGGAGTCCACTGTGAGGAAAAGCCAGTTTATGAGGAAGGTGGCTTTTCAGAATCGAGTGTAGAGTATActacagaagaggaggagaggataAGTGAGGCCTCTGACCTATGCATGCTGGCACAGGTGAGAGGAGATGCTGGGAGAAGAATAAGTAGTCTGTCCCAAAACGAGCAGCACATAAGCAAATGTGTCCTTAATTTAAAGATTGTTCAAAGCATGTTACAGCAGGCAGCAGATTCCCTGTGTAGAACAGAGGAGAAACTGGACAAATTAGAGgccactgaaaaacaaaagaagctgCTCCAGGAAATCAGAATGAATCAACTTCCTAAGCAAATTTTTCAAGAAGGACCCTGGAATAGATCTGATACTTCCCAGAATACCAATAACCCTTTTTCTGgagtaaatacttttttatgGAAAGCTATAGGTCCACCATCAAGAGACTATATTCCACCACTGACAACATGTCAGGCACAAGGAGCATTGGGTGGAGACAGTTTCCAAGCTGTTTcaaagacagcaaaggaaatggAGGCAATTCACAATGAAAAGTGGAAATGCTTTCATGAGACGAGTAAGAGTAAGAATGAAAACAACCATCGTGATCTCAGCTTCAGTGTGGTGAAAAGCCTGGATGATCAAATGAGCCTAGACCATGAG CATTTACTCCCACGTGTATCTGTAAGACGCAAAAAAAAGTTCAACTTGCAGTGTCAGAGAGGAGGTGATTCACATTCTGCAGCAAGTGGAAGTGAAGAAGAGAG GTGCTATCCGAAATCAAGATCTGAAATttacaatacaaaaataagtGAGGAGAGAAGGATGGTGCAGTCAGAATGGAGGA CTGAAGTAACACAGATGGCCAGAAGAGTGGCCTCAGGACAACTAGAACTCGGCTGTCCATGTCCAGCCAGTGAGAGTACATCTGAAAGTGAAGCAGAGAGTATAAAGGAAGCCTTTCAACATGTCACTGTTAGACTCCAAAAAAGTCAAGACCAACAAAGATACAGGTGGCAGACAGGTGATAACCTTGAGCCTTGGGATCTGGGTGGTGAGGATAGATCTGAATCTGAGGAGAGTGGTCTGGAGTCTGCATTTGGAAGTTCTGGAG GGAGAAGTTGCCAGTCACCATCACAAGATGAACAAGCAGAGTCTGGAATAGCCATTCATAAGAATTCAGTCCTCCTTCAACAACTTGAGAATCTCTCTAGA GGGCATTCAAGGGAATTACATTGCTCCCTTAATTCATCTCCTGATGTGTCTGAAGAATTCTTGACTCCTgattatttccttcctcctaCTACTCAGGGATGCTCAGAACTAGag ACCTCAAATGCTGAGGGCAAATTAGAAGATGCTTGTGAAGGATTTTTACAGAAACAGTTACCTGAAGATGCAGGATCAGGTATTCAGGTTTCAG GAGGAAGAATACTattctgcagcacagcagcgcAGAACTCTGGCAATAGCACACAAGGAGTGAATCAACTTAGCCATATGCCTGTAGCCAG TGTTGAAGCAGCACAAGAAGTGATACTGTGGGAGCCACAGGAAGAATCCAAAGCAAAAGATGT aaGAAAAAGATCCAGTAGCCTTTGA
- the TEX14 gene encoding inactive serine/threonine-protein kinase TEX14 isoform X1 — protein MARALPLPIPCPVQLGSIKGDSLEAQLHDSVRQGSYVKVKKLLKKGVFVDAVNSMGQTSLFTAALLGLSKIVDVLLDYGSDANHRCYDGSTPVHAAAFSGNQWILSKLLDEGGDLRVHDKDGKSPQYWAMSAGKESSAQMLEFIQRCTFHMQAAIQNFPSDLLRKVGSSKALVCSLSRFGGLVQGNVDSPLSRFLKGGANAAKNIYSFGFGKFYLAGSGHLGYLASLPIIGEKEVVQADDEPMFSYHVGPYMIMTNLMWGGSRVTVKELSFEPHQNCCKLRLADLLIAEQEHSSKLRHPHLLQLMSVCLSSDLEKTRLVYERVNFGSLYSILHERRTEFPVLHMETILHVLLQINDALRFLHSRGFIHRSVTSYAIQIVSSGEAKLCNLEYMIESKDGGEHSDLTRIPVPVQLYRWCSPEVILEKVVTVKSDIYSFCTVMQEALTETPPWKGVEDSVIKQLVISGQSLEADVRLPMPYYSIMKSGLEPKQKNRSMKLQDIQYILKNDLKDLTKSRTGHAGEMSKAQRPAVFADVNICLASAFSYQKRTQELQGKEITEADLSTAPRYSNFSEENCALVDQEASMSLQAVGQDKNHDVTSELQMTVSDVDDSLCSFEINEIFASYPELHEDFLEEGARLGQTLKDEKRQQKEGDKATLRDLYASLGVHCEEKPVYEEGGFSESSVEYTTEEEERISEASDLCMLAQVRGDAGRRISSLSQNEQHISKCVLNLKIVQSMLQQAADSLCRTEEKLDKLEATEKQKKLLQEIRMNQLPKQIFQEGPWNRSDTSQNTNNPFSGVNTFLWKAIGPPSRDYIPPLTTCQAQGALGGDSFQAVSKTAKEMEAIHNEKWKCFHETSKSKNENNHRDLSFSVVKSLDDQMSLDHEHLLPRVSVRRKKKFNLQCQRGGDSHSAASGSEEERWCYPKSRSEIYNTKISEERRMVQSEWRTEVTQMARRVASGQLELGCPCPASESTSESEAESIKEAFQHVTVRLQKSQDQQRYRWQTGDNLEPWDLGGEDRSESEESGLESAFGSSGGRSCQSPSQDEQAESGIAIHKNSVLLQQLENLSRGHSRELHCSLNSSPDVSEEFLTPDYFLPPTTQGCSELETSNAEGKLEDACEGFLQKQLPEDAGSGIQVSGGRILFCSTAAQNSGNSTQGVNQLSHMPVASVEAAQEVILWEPQEESKAKDVSASDIQDLSSIPYEQENYCRDIDCKTPRVSHAPVSVSTPLSSEEKDPVAFEKYKHCHEVANSSFCSSQEISSAVSRTFTTAYEEGRRTEIPSVPSGISSSELNEPDGLLVVASSLRSTRKESALSQASNHFIDELPPPAQELLDEIEYLKQQDSIAQDFKEKGLYDCGVQINVPDPIKMEDRESIKESERNEKRNHSLWTKESFNLAEETERAHSTLDDILDRMLHVIPGDEEIQEQPQGHTLGAASLQEPEDVGTKKGVEEGGTGARGGAPEESCAGSSEDTRPEDQKFHLGEQLPSSSPFRIIVLDQSSPT, from the exons ATGGCTCGTGCTCTCCCTCTCCCGATTCCCTGCCCAGTCCAGCTTGGAAGTATAAAAGGTGACTCCCTGGAAGCTCAGCTGCATGACTCTGTCAGGCAAGGAAGCTATGTGAAAGTGAAGAAGCTTctgaaaaaag gtGTCTTTGTTGATGCTGTGAATTCCATGGGCCAAACTTCTCTcttcactgctgctttgctAGGTCTCAGTAAAATAGTGGATGTGCTGTTGGATTATGGCTCAGATGCTAATCA TCGCTGTTATGATGGAAGCACTCCAGTCCACGCAGCTGCGTTCTCAGGAAATCAGTGGATTCTTAGCAAGTTATTGGATGAAGGAGGTGATCTGAGAGTACATGATAAAGACGGAAAAAGTCCACAGTACTGGGCTATGTCAGCTGGGAAAGAAAGCAGTGCTCAG ATGCTGGAGTTTATACAGCGTTGTACATTCCACATGCAGGCTGCCATTCAAAATTTTCCCTCTGATCTACTCAGGAAGGTTGGTTCATCAAAAGCGCTGGTCTGCAGCCTGTCTAGGTTTGGTGGCCTTGTTCAAGG AAATGTTGACAGTCCCCTGAGTAGATTTCTAAAAGGTGGAGCTAATGCAGCCAAGAACATTTACAGCTTTGGTTTTGGGAAG TTTTATCTTGCAGGCAGCGGGCATCTCGGGTACTTGGCATCTCTCCCTATTATTGGGGAAAAAGAGGTGGTTCAGGCAGATGATGAACCGATGTTTTCTTACCACGTTGGACCATACATGATCATGACAAA CTTAAtgtggggaggcagcagagtTACAGTGAAGGAACTCAGCTTTGAGCCCCATCAGAACTGTTGTAAACTACGCTTAGCTGATCTTCTCATCGCAGAGCAAGAACATAGTAG cAAGCTCCGTCATCCTCATTTGCTACAGTTGATGTCTGTTTGTCTGTCTAGTGACTTGGAGAAAACCCGCTTAGTATATGAAAGGGTTAACTTTGGTTCTCTGTACAGCATCCTTCATGAAAGG cgTACAGAATTCCCAGTACTGCACATGGAGACAATTTTGCATGTGCTACTTCAAATTAACGATGCTTTGCGTTTTCTACACTCCCGTGGATTTATCCACCGTTCGGTTACCTCCTATGCTATTCAAATTGTTTCTTCTGGTGAGGCAAAGCTGTGCAACTTGGAATACATGATAGAGAG CAAAGATGGTGGAGAACACAGTGATCTGACACGTATTCCTGTCCCAGTCCAGCTGTACAGATGGTGCTCTCCTGAAGTAATCCTTGAAAAGGTTGTCACAGTCAAATCAGATATTTATAGCTTCTGTACAGTAATGCAGGAGGCCTTGACAG AGACCCCTCCCTGGAAAGGTGTTGAAGACTCGGTTATTAAACAGCTCGTAATTTCAGGACAATCATTAGAAGCAGATGTCAGACTTCCTATGCCCTATTACAGTATCATGAAGTCAGGGCTAGAACCTAAACAGAAGAACCGCTCCATGAAACTTCAGGATATTCaatatatactgaaaaatgaCTTAAAG GACTTAACTAAGTCTCGAACTGGTCATGCTGGTGAAATGTCAAAAGCACAAAGACCCGCTGTTTTTGCAGATGTGAACATCTGTTTGGCATCAGCTTTTAGCTACCAGAAGAGAACACAGGAATTGCAGGGAAAAGAGATAACTGAGGCTG ACCTCTCCACTGCCCCAAGATACTCTAATTTTTCTGAGGAGAATTGTGCTTTAGTGGACCAAGAGGCATCAATGAGTCTACAGGCGGTTGGGCAGGACAAAAATCATGATGTAACTTCTGAACTCCAGATGACCGTCAGTGATGTGGATGACAGCCTCTGTAGctttgaaatcaatgaaatCTTTGCCAGTTATCCAGAACTTCATGAAGACTTCCTGGAAGAAGGAGCTAGATTAGGTCAAACTCTAAAGGatgaaaaaaggcagcaaaaggaaggagatAAGGCTACCCTCAGAGACCTATATGCATCCCTTGGAGTCCACTGTGAGGAAAAGCCAGTTTATGAGGAAGGTGGCTTTTCAGAATCGAGTGTAGAGTATActacagaagaggaggagaggataAGTGAGGCCTCTGACCTATGCATGCTGGCACAGGTGAGAGGAGATGCTGGGAGAAGAATAAGTAGTCTGTCCCAAAACGAGCAGCACATAAGCAAATGTGTCCTTAATTTAAAGATTGTTCAAAGCATGTTACAGCAGGCAGCAGATTCCCTGTGTAGAACAGAGGAGAAACTGGACAAATTAGAGgccactgaaaaacaaaagaagctgCTCCAGGAAATCAGAATGAATCAACTTCCTAAGCAAATTTTTCAAGAAGGACCCTGGAATAGATCTGATACTTCCCAGAATACCAATAACCCTTTTTCTGgagtaaatacttttttatgGAAAGCTATAGGTCCACCATCAAGAGACTATATTCCACCACTGACAACATGTCAGGCACAAGGAGCATTGGGTGGAGACAGTTTCCAAGCTGTTTcaaagacagcaaaggaaatggAGGCAATTCACAATGAAAAGTGGAAATGCTTTCATGAGACGAGTAAGAGTAAGAATGAAAACAACCATCGTGATCTCAGCTTCAGTGTGGTGAAAAGCCTGGATGATCAAATGAGCCTAGACCATGAG CATTTACTCCCACGTGTATCTGTAAGACGCAAAAAAAAGTTCAACTTGCAGTGTCAGAGAGGAGGTGATTCACATTCTGCAGCAAGTGGAAGTGAAGAAGAGAGGTG GTGCTATCCGAAATCAAGATCTGAAATttacaatacaaaaataagtGAGGAGAGAAGGATGGTGCAGTCAGAATGGAGGA CTGAAGTAACACAGATGGCCAGAAGAGTGGCCTCAGGACAACTAGAACTCGGCTGTCCATGTCCAGCCAGTGAGAGTACATCTGAAAGTGAAGCAGAGAGTATAAAGGAAGCCTTTCAACATGTCACTGTTAGACTCCAAAAAAGTCAAGACCAACAAAGATACAGGTGGCAGACAGGTGATAACCTTGAGCCTTGGGATCTGGGTGGTGAGGATAGATCTGAATCTGAGGAGAGTGGTCTGGAGTCTGCATTTGGAAGTTCTGGAG GGAGAAGTTGCCAGTCACCATCACAAGATGAACAAGCAGAGTCTGGAATAGCCATTCATAAGAATTCAGTCCTCCTTCAACAACTTGAGAATCTCTCTAGA GGGCATTCAAGGGAATTACATTGCTCCCTTAATTCATCTCCTGATGTGTCTGAAGAATTCTTGACTCCTgattatttccttcctcctaCTACTCAGGGATGCTCAGAACTAGag ACCTCAAATGCTGAGGGCAAATTAGAAGATGCTTGTGAAGGATTTTTACAGAAACAGTTACCTGAAGATGCAGGATCAGGTATTCAGGTTTCAG GAGGAAGAATACTattctgcagcacagcagcgcAGAACTCTGGCAATAGCACACAAGGAGTGAATCAACTTAGCCATATGCCTGTAGCCAG TGTTGAAGCAGCACAAGAAGTGATACTGTGGGAGCCACAGGAAGAATCCAAAGCAAAAGATGT ATCAGCGTCTGATATTCAGGATTTGTCGAGTATCCCCTACGAGCAAGAGAACTACTGCAGGGATATAGATTGTAAAACACCCAGAGTGAGTCATGCACCGGTGAGCGTCAGCACTCCACTCAGCTCAG aaGAAAAAGATCCAGTAGCCTTTGAGAAATACAAACACTGCCATGAAGTGGcaaattcttccttttgcagTTCTCAAGAGATCTCTTCTGCAGTGTCCAGGACATTTACTACAGCCTatgaagagggaaggaggactGAAATTCCCTCTGTTCCCTCAGGAATTAGCTCATCTGAATTGAATGAGCCT GATGGGTTGCTAGTAGTTGCTTCATCCTTGAGAAGCACCAGGAAGGAATCAG CACTCTCACAGGCATCTAACCACTTCATTGATGAGCTGCCTCCACCAGCCCAAGAGCTGCTGGATGAAATTG aatatttaaaacagcaaGATTCCATCGCTCAAGACTTTAAAGAGAAGGGATTGTACGACTGCGGAGTGCAAATAAATG TTCCTGATCCAATTAAAATGGAAGACAGAGAGTCAATAAAAGAATCTgagagaaatgagaagagaaatCATAGTTTATGGACTAAGGAGTCATTTAATCtagcagaggaaacagaaag GGCTCACTCTACTCTTGACGATATTTTAGACAGAATGCTCCATGTGATTCCTGGAGATGAGGAGATCCAAGAACAGCCTCAGGGACACACTCTTGG GGCTGCAAGCCTGCAAGAACCAGAAGATGTTGGAACGAAGAAGGGAGTAGAGGAAGGTGGAACCGGGGCCAGAGGCGGAGCACCAGAAGAAAGCTGTGCAGGGAGTTCAGAAG